The Agrobacterium cucumeris genome has a segment encoding these proteins:
- a CDS encoding Lrp/AsnC family transcriptional regulator, translated as MTTIDRADRALLDAVQKNNRLTSEELAQIVNLSPTACQRRLKRLREEGVIEADVAIISPKAVGRGITMIVLVSLERERADIVDRFKAAIRATREVMIGYYVTGDADFILVITAKDMEDYEAFTRRFFYENHDIKGFKTMVVMDRVKAGFAFPIEA; from the coding sequence ATGACCACCATAGATCGAGCCGACAGGGCGCTGCTTGACGCCGTGCAGAAGAACAACCGCCTGACGTCGGAGGAACTGGCGCAGATCGTCAACCTGTCGCCCACGGCATGTCAGAGGCGGCTGAAGCGCCTGCGCGAGGAGGGGGTGATTGAAGCGGATGTGGCAATCATCTCACCCAAAGCCGTCGGGCGCGGCATCACCATGATCGTTCTGGTATCGCTGGAGCGCGAGCGGGCGGACATCGTCGATCGCTTCAAGGCCGCCATTCGCGCCACGCGGGAAGTCATGATCGGCTATTATGTCACCGGCGACGCCGACTTCATCCTGGTCATCACGGCAAAGGACATGGAGGATTACGAGGCCTTCACCCGCCGGTTCTTTTATGAAAATCACGACATTAAAGGCTTCAAGACCATGGTTGTGATGGATCGGGTTAAAGCCGGTTTTGCCTTTCCAATCGAAGCGTGA
- a CDS encoding PLP-dependent aminotransferase family protein produces MRRQANPLSPDPVPATKPVAWRPSLTKQKGETKHSALTERIIADIDAGVLKPMDRMPTHRDLARDLGLSVQTVSLSYKEAERLGYLSGEIGRGTFVKARVTDRAGRMMLDHSPTEVLDLSIIRGVYLEEHETASRAILRELADSDNSGFMRPCRPVAGLDSHRETARSWLGMMGVTAGAERILVTNGAAHGIFLALSCIVRSSDVVLCENLTDHGIIGLSNILGFSLKGLPTDGEGILPDALEAACAAGGVRALVLIPTLNNPTGHVAGAERRRDIAAIAQRHGVFVIEDEVYRPMIEDGLPSITEMLPDLGFFVTSFTKTVLTGLRVGYLVVPPAYSIRAASILRVSSWSGTYLTAEIATRWVENGTARRLLDIQRAEARARQTIAMEILGDHIASSHPLSFCAWLRVPPHWTEDGLVRSLTNQNVAVTPSEPFVAGPGHGGGIRICLGGRLNHQSLAKALTTVRQAFEQLPPVYDIGSIG; encoded by the coding sequence ATGCGTCGTCAAGCCAATCCGCTCAGTCCCGATCCGGTTCCCGCAACAAAACCGGTGGCATGGCGACCAAGCCTGACCAAGCAGAAGGGCGAGACCAAACATTCGGCACTGACGGAACGGATCATCGCCGATATCGATGCCGGCGTCTTGAAGCCGATGGACCGCATGCCGACCCATCGCGATCTGGCCCGTGATCTTGGCCTTTCCGTCCAGACCGTCAGCCTCTCCTACAAGGAGGCTGAACGGCTGGGTTATCTGAGCGGCGAAATCGGCCGCGGTACCTTCGTCAAGGCGCGGGTAACGGACCGGGCGGGCCGCATGATGCTGGATCACAGCCCGACCGAGGTGCTTGATCTTTCCATTATCCGCGGCGTTTATCTCGAGGAGCACGAAACTGCCTCGCGCGCGATCCTGCGCGAACTGGCGGATAGTGACAATTCAGGTTTCATGCGCCCCTGCCGTCCGGTCGCGGGACTGGACAGTCATCGCGAGACGGCACGCAGCTGGCTCGGCATGATGGGCGTCACGGCCGGTGCGGAGCGTATCCTTGTCACCAACGGCGCCGCACACGGCATTTTCCTCGCACTCAGCTGCATCGTCCGTTCGAGCGACGTCGTGCTGTGCGAAAATCTTACCGACCACGGCATTATCGGCCTTTCGAACATTCTGGGGTTCAGTCTCAAGGGACTGCCCACCGATGGCGAGGGCATTCTGCCCGATGCGCTGGAGGCCGCCTGCGCGGCGGGCGGGGTGCGGGCGCTCGTTCTCATCCCCACCCTCAACAATCCCACCGGCCACGTCGCGGGCGCGGAACGCCGGCGCGACATCGCCGCGATTGCGCAACGACACGGCGTCTTCGTCATTGAGGATGAAGTGTATCGCCCGATGATCGAAGACGGGTTGCCGTCCATCACCGAGATGCTGCCGGATCTGGGCTTCTTCGTTACCAGCTTTACCAAGACGGTCCTGACAGGGCTGCGCGTCGGTTACCTCGTCGTACCACCGGCCTATTCCATCCGCGCCGCCTCCATCCTGCGGGTTTCGAGCTGGAGCGGTACATATCTGACCGCCGAAATCGCCACACGCTGGGTTGAAAACGGCACTGCGCGCCGGCTGCTGGACATCCAGCGCGCCGAAGCCCGCGCACGCCAGACCATTGCAATGGAAATCCTCGGCGACCATATCGCCTCGAGCCATCCCCTCTCCTTCTGCGCCTGGCTCAGGGTTCCGCCGCACTGGACGGAAGACGGCCTGGTCCGCTCCCTGACCAACCAGAACGTTGCGGTCACGCCATCGGAGCCCTTTGTTGCCGGGCCAGGCCACGGCGGCGGCATCCGCATATGTCTCGGCGGACGCCTCAACCATCAAAGCCTCGCCAAGGCACTGACGACGGTGCGCCAGGCCTTCGAGCAATTGCCGCCGGTTTATGACATCGGTTCCATCGGCTGA
- a CDS encoding MFS transporter: protein MTDTTSEFDGATIGLEAAEEPAWTAATWLAVLSMAATSFALVSAEFLPAGLLTPMARDLGITEGTAGQVVTATASVGAVTALLSNVLIGKLNRKTVLVGLSALAIGSNILASVAADFWLLLVGRAGLGIALSGFWALSVAVVARLVGANSTGRGMAIVTLGVSLATIAAPSMGALISDWLGWRIAMSMTAGLAIIAMLLQILSLPSLPASTSNSLSDVLRLTRRRSVQLGMLAILLLMTGHFAGSVYVRPFLEQVTLLETTPIALALLGFGVASVIGNVLGGRMADTSIRLALIVTAALMAFATIALVVWGTHTSAAFALVALWGLAFGMAPVVLPTNLSRGAPDALEAAGSLMVVSFQVAISIGAVFGGYIVDSYGATAPLALTAILAASTVGLALLQRPD, encoded by the coding sequence ATGACGGACACGACATCAGAATTTGATGGGGCAACAATTGGCCTGGAGGCCGCCGAGGAACCCGCATGGACGGCTGCGACCTGGCTTGCGGTTCTTTCGATGGCGGCCACCAGCTTTGCGCTGGTATCGGCCGAGTTCCTGCCAGCGGGATTGTTGACGCCCATGGCGCGCGATCTCGGCATCACCGAGGGAACCGCCGGGCAGGTCGTCACGGCGACAGCTTCCGTGGGCGCCGTGACGGCTTTGCTGAGCAATGTTCTCATCGGCAAACTGAACCGCAAGACCGTGCTTGTCGGTCTTAGCGCGCTGGCGATAGGCTCCAACATTCTCGCATCAGTTGCTGCCGATTTCTGGCTATTGCTGGTGGGCCGGGCCGGGCTGGGTATCGCACTCAGCGGCTTCTGGGCTCTTTCCGTTGCCGTCGTGGCGCGGCTCGTCGGCGCAAATTCCACCGGGCGCGGCATGGCCATCGTCACCCTCGGCGTTTCGCTTGCCACCATCGCAGCACCCTCCATGGGCGCCTTGATCAGCGACTGGCTGGGATGGCGCATCGCCATGTCGATGACGGCGGGACTTGCCATCATTGCCATGCTGCTGCAGATCCTCAGCCTGCCGTCGCTGCCGGCAAGTACGAGTAACAGTCTTTCCGATGTTCTGCGGCTGACGCGGCGGCGCAGCGTTCAGCTGGGGATGCTTGCGATCCTACTGCTGATGACGGGGCATTTTGCCGGCTCGGTCTATGTGCGTCCGTTCCTCGAACAGGTGACGCTGCTTGAAACCACGCCGATTGCTCTTGCCCTGCTCGGCTTTGGCGTCGCTTCGGTGATCGGCAATGTGCTGGGCGGCCGAATGGCTGACACCAGTATCCGCCTCGCGCTCATTGTCACCGCCGCCCTGATGGCATTTGCGACGATCGCCCTCGTTGTCTGGGGTACTCATACCAGTGCCGCATTTGCACTCGTCGCCCTTTGGGGCCTTGCCTTCGGCATGGCGCCCGTGGTGCTGCCGACCAACCTTTCCCGTGGCGCACCCGACGCCCTGGAGGCAGCCGGCAGCCTGATGGTCGTTTCTTTTCAGGTGGCCATCAGTATCGGTGCGGTTTTCGGCGGTTACATCGTTGATTCCTATGGGGCTACTGCGCCATTGGCTCTCACCGCCATCCTCGCCGCATCCACGGTCGGTCTCGCTCTGCTGCAGCGTCCCGACTGA
- a CDS encoding tautomerase family protein has product MPMIKARYTRPQNGNDPKQEVAALLSRLTAEILHKDPGVTAVLVESADPADWIIAGSSVADQKIGTFYVEVSITDHTNIKDETTEWVRRVYDEMNALVGPVHEASYVLVHAVDGDAYGYGGQTQNQRWARSRTNVRE; this is encoded by the coding sequence ATGCCCATGATCAAAGCCCGATACACCAGACCGCAGAACGGAAACGACCCAAAACAGGAGGTGGCGGCCTTGCTGTCCCGCCTCACGGCGGAAATCCTGCACAAGGATCCGGGCGTCACCGCAGTCCTCGTCGAAAGTGCTGATCCCGCTGACTGGATCATTGCCGGATCGAGTGTCGCAGACCAGAAGATCGGTACCTTTTATGTCGAGGTTTCGATTACCGACCACACCAATATCAAGGATGAAACGACCGAATGGGTCCGGCGCGTCTATGACGAAATGAATGCGCTGGTTGGCCCGGTGCATGAGGCCAGCTATGTTCTGGTTCACGCCGTTGATGGCGACGCCTATGGTTATGGCGGGCAAACCCAGAATCAGCGATGGGCGCGCAGCCGCACGAATGTGAGAGAGTGA
- a CDS encoding aspartate aminotransferase family protein gives MTIDIKRIAEMDRNAVLHPFTQLKDFASGKLGEPTIVETGKGIRIQDAHGKQLIDGFAGLYCVNVGYGRTEVAEAISRQAYRLAYYHSYAAHTTDELAILSDRLVKMAPGRMSKVFYGMSGSDANETQAKLVWYYSNLRGKPEKKKIISRERGYHGCSVVSGSMTGMSFYHDHMDLPRAGILHTGAPHHYWGAEAGETELEFSKRRADELEALILRENPDTIGAFIAEPVLGTGGITPPPEGYWAAIQTVLRKYDILLIADEVITGFGRTGSMFGSQHYGIEPDLITVAKGLTSAYFPLSGAIVGEKVYKVMEEGADRVGAFSHGYTYSGHPIGAAAANAVLDIVEKEDLPGNARAVGSYFQEQLKAKFAQLPIVGEVRGVGLMGAIEFVADRDRKTRFAPGLAVGARVSKAARNGGLIARAMPHGDILGFAPPLVTTKAEVDEIIAIAEAAVRSVMDELVQAGEKI, from the coding sequence ATGACCATCGATATCAAACGTATCGCCGAAATGGATCGCAACGCGGTTCTGCACCCCTTTACGCAGCTGAAGGATTTCGCCAGCGGCAAGCTCGGCGAACCGACGATCGTTGAAACCGGCAAGGGCATTCGCATTCAGGACGCGCATGGCAAACAATTGATCGATGGTTTCGCCGGGCTTTATTGCGTCAATGTCGGATATGGCCGCACCGAGGTGGCCGAGGCTATTTCCCGTCAGGCCTATCGCCTTGCCTATTACCATTCCTACGCCGCCCACACGACCGACGAACTGGCAATCCTTTCTGACCGGCTGGTGAAAATGGCGCCAGGCAGGATGAGCAAGGTCTTTTATGGCATGTCCGGTTCGGATGCCAACGAAACCCAGGCAAAGCTTGTCTGGTATTACAGCAACCTGCGCGGCAAGCCGGAAAAAAAGAAGATCATCTCGCGCGAGCGGGGATATCACGGCTGCAGCGTCGTCTCCGGCTCCATGACCGGCATGAGCTTCTATCATGACCATATGGACCTGCCGCGTGCGGGCATCCTGCACACTGGCGCTCCCCATCATTATTGGGGCGCGGAAGCAGGTGAAACCGAACTCGAATTTTCAAAACGGCGTGCCGACGAGCTCGAGGCCCTTATCCTTCGGGAAAATCCCGATACGATTGGCGCCTTCATTGCCGAACCGGTGCTCGGTACCGGCGGCATCACACCGCCGCCGGAGGGTTACTGGGCGGCGATACAGACTGTCCTCAGGAAATACGACATCCTGCTGATCGCCGATGAAGTGATCACCGGTTTCGGGCGTACCGGCTCCATGTTCGGCTCGCAGCATTATGGCATCGAACCGGATCTGATTACCGTCGCCAAGGGGCTGACCTCCGCCTATTTCCCGCTCTCCGGCGCAATCGTCGGCGAGAAGGTTTACAAGGTGATGGAGGAAGGCGCTGATCGCGTCGGTGCCTTCTCGCACGGCTATACCTATTCGGGCCATCCAATTGGTGCGGCGGCGGCAAATGCCGTGCTCGACATCGTGGAAAAGGAAGACCTGCCGGGCAATGCACGGGCCGTCGGCAGCTACTTCCAGGAACAGCTCAAGGCGAAGTTTGCCCAGCTGCCAATCGTCGGTGAAGTGCGCGGTGTAGGCCTGATGGGCGCAATCGAATTTGTCGCCGATCGTGACAGGAAAACCCGCTTTGCCCCCGGTCTTGCGGTCGGCGCGCGCGTTTCCAAGGCGGCGCGCAACGGCGGTCTCATCGCCCGTGCCATGCCGCATGGCGATATTCTGGGTTTTGCGCCGCCACTCGTCACGACAAAGGCAGAGGTGGACGAGATCATCGCCATCGCCGAAGCTGCTGTTCGCAGCGTCATGGATGAACTGGTACAGGCGGGCGAAAAAATCTGA
- a CDS encoding ferritin-like domain-containing protein, translating to MSRLNAEPPVLTTMHAVLETAARMEQEAIDGYVALRQRMLDENQPALAAVFERLIAEEETHLRQVGVWAAETVPTDTAGTLAAPDLSPMFDAEGADMVPPETLDAYRAFSAAVRNEERAFMFWSYVAAQAPSADVRQAAEKMAREELGHVATMRRERRQAFHAARVAAPPGDTPDILGLEEHFLKLLTAVAEWQDDQTSRAFIEETQARIRSIPGLAFRRKPRLSGQLDLVLGQPVTLCGILLDYYLDGMNCEKSEPALDFCATAASQLVRCLTFLRSLASAA from the coding sequence ATGTCTAGACTGAATGCCGAACCGCCCGTTCTGACGACGATGCACGCCGTGCTGGAAACCGCAGCCCGCATGGAACAGGAAGCAATCGATGGCTATGTCGCCCTCAGACAACGAATGCTGGATGAAAACCAGCCGGCGCTTGCCGCCGTTTTCGAACGGCTGATTGCCGAGGAGGAAACGCATCTGCGTCAGGTCGGCGTATGGGCTGCCGAGACGGTGCCGACCGACACTGCCGGCACCCTCGCCGCCCCGGACCTTTCACCCATGTTCGATGCCGAAGGCGCCGATATGGTGCCGCCAGAAACGCTCGACGCCTACCGCGCTTTTTCGGCCGCCGTCAGGAACGAGGAACGGGCATTTATGTTCTGGAGCTACGTTGCCGCCCAGGCGCCCAGCGCCGACGTTCGGCAGGCGGCGGAAAAAATGGCGCGCGAGGAACTCGGCCATGTCGCGACGATGCGCCGGGAAAGGCGGCAGGCGTTTCATGCCGCAAGGGTCGCCGCACCACCGGGAGACACGCCGGATATTCTCGGGCTGGAGGAGCATTTTTTAAAACTCCTCACCGCTGTGGCAGAATGGCAGGACGATCAGACCTCAAGGGCATTTATCGAGGAAACGCAGGCGCGTATCAGGTCCATCCCCGGTCTGGCATTCCGTCGCAAGCCACGATTGTCCGGGCAACTGGATCTGGTGCTTGGTCAGCCGGTTACGCTTTGCGGCATCCTGCTCGACTATTATCTCGACGGGATGAACTGCGAAAAATCCGAACCGGCTCTGGATTTCTGCGCTACCGCCGCGTCCCAGCTCGTCCGTTGCCTCACCTTCCTGCGCAGCCTCGCTTCCGCGGCTTGA
- a CDS encoding diguanylate cyclase: MRLSTITNLAYAVTLVLTTVSATTFILSARSASQERVAIQDHLQLNDLAEELALIADERTEEARLYVMRGDEQHLAKFYVDEDQEKHLENAVDKLSALGVSPEEAGSFQEIRKSADALDRMEREAISLYRSGRQNDAQQILFGDEHYRLHTGLINTVAGLREGIAARSQATVDQAKSRSDFYGSIAKAMLALTALMFVAVLYFVLTRRVAAPLIRMSNIVTRLARQDYSIDVPDEGRRDEIGDMNQAIRIFRSNGLERDRLDAEHRKNQRIKDLILQMMHRIQACQNQDELSDVVSKFMPQIFPAIAGRLLVIKEHSSVLQSTGQWSNPSFSAPEFSIDDCWALRRGRPHASNPDGDDVACHHIKGSVGTGLCIPLTALGDTVGLLYLEIPQGNETLETERLYLELLAENVGLAVANLQLRQRLVGMARQDALTGLLNRRSLDEELNRHIGKPNQNLACLMLDIDHFKRFNDRFGHDAGDAVMQYVAQVLSEAIGGLGELFRFGGEEFTVLMPAAGVEDAIKVAEKLRHAVERAPFTYRGRLLDPITISIGIATSPDAGTVSSVLERADAALLNAKQTGRNRWVSSDEL, from the coding sequence ATGCGACTTAGCACCATCACGAACCTGGCCTATGCCGTGACCCTCGTGCTCACGACGGTATCGGCGACAACATTCATTCTGTCAGCCAGAAGCGCTTCTCAAGAACGGGTGGCCATCCAGGATCACCTCCAGTTGAATGATCTTGCCGAGGAACTGGCGCTCATTGCGGACGAGCGTACCGAGGAGGCTCGTCTTTACGTCATGCGCGGCGACGAGCAGCACCTGGCGAAATTCTACGTCGACGAAGATCAGGAAAAGCACCTCGAAAACGCCGTGGATAAGCTCTCCGCGCTCGGTGTTTCGCCGGAAGAGGCAGGCTCATTTCAGGAGATCCGCAAGAGCGCTGACGCGCTGGACAGGATGGAGCGAGAGGCCATCAGCCTCTATCGATCCGGCCGCCAGAACGATGCACAGCAGATCCTGTTCGGCGATGAGCATTATCGGCTGCATACGGGGCTGATAAACACCGTCGCTGGTTTGAGAGAGGGTATCGCGGCCCGCTCGCAGGCAACGGTTGACCAGGCAAAAAGCCGGAGCGATTTCTATGGGTCGATCGCCAAGGCGATGCTTGCACTCACCGCCCTGATGTTTGTGGCCGTACTTTATTTCGTCCTGACCAGACGTGTTGCCGCGCCGCTTATCCGGATGAGCAATATCGTTACGCGCCTTGCCAGGCAGGACTACAGTATCGATGTGCCCGACGAGGGACGTCGTGATGAAATCGGCGACATGAACCAGGCCATCCGCATCTTCCGCAGCAACGGGCTTGAGCGGGACCGGCTTGACGCGGAGCACCGCAAGAACCAGCGCATAAAGGACCTGATCCTGCAAATGATGCATCGGATTCAGGCATGTCAAAATCAGGATGAATTGTCCGACGTCGTTTCGAAATTCATGCCGCAGATTTTCCCCGCCATCGCCGGCCGCCTGCTTGTCATCAAAGAACACAGCTCGGTTCTCCAATCGACGGGGCAATGGTCCAACCCGTCGTTTTCCGCTCCGGAGTTTTCGATCGACGATTGCTGGGCGCTCCGGCGCGGGCGTCCCCATGCCAGTAACCCTGATGGAGACGACGTCGCCTGCCATCATATCAAGGGCAGTGTCGGAACCGGCCTGTGTATACCGCTCACGGCACTGGGTGACACCGTTGGCCTGTTATATCTTGAAATTCCGCAGGGTAACGAGACACTGGAGACCGAGAGACTATATCTGGAACTCCTCGCCGAGAATGTCGGCCTTGCCGTCGCAAATCTCCAGCTTCGGCAGCGACTGGTCGGCATGGCGAGACAGGACGCCCTGACGGGTCTCCTGAACCGCCGGTCTCTTGATGAGGAACTGAACAGGCATATTGGGAAGCCGAACCAAAATCTCGCCTGCCTGATGCTCGACATAGACCATTTCAAGCGCTTCAATGACCGCTTTGGCCATGACGCCGGAGATGCGGTGATGCAATATGTCGCCCAGGTCCTGTCAGAAGCGATCGGTGGTCTGGGTGAATTATTCCGTTTTGGCGGCGAGGAGTTCACCGTGCTCATGCCGGCTGCCGGTGTTGAAGATGCCATCAAGGTGGCGGAGAAACTGCGGCACGCCGTCGAGCGCGCGCCTTTCACCTACCGAGGTCGCCTGCTTGACCCAATCACCATATCGATCGGTATCGCGACATCACCGGATGCGGGGACCGTCAGCAGCGTGTTGGAACGCGCGGACGCCGCGCTTCTGAACGCCAAGCAGACAGGCCGGAACCGGTGGGTTTCATCGGACGAACTATAA
- a CDS encoding LysR family transcriptional regulator — protein sequence MIDLESVRLFILCVELGSLTKAAEAAGTVQPVVSQKLKLLEQRIGRRLIDRSPRHLRLTEDGQVFLPKARELLAKHEEALVFSDETPLHFSLAASDHAIGSRLSTAIRAMRAALPANAVIEVEIGFSRRAKDRFASGQADAAIIRRNGGGPEGEILRTDRMGWRAAPDWRRRANSAVPLVSLGSECAVREIAVSELGRAGVEWRDAFTAGSCSVLHEALLAGAGVAPLGDISARGLPDRGAELGLPTLPPSDIVLLSRARTPAHASAIRALAAAVSGTGD from the coding sequence ATGATTGATCTCGAAAGCGTTCGCCTGTTCATTCTTTGCGTCGAACTCGGCAGCCTGACGAAGGCGGCCGAGGCGGCGGGAACCGTGCAACCTGTCGTCAGCCAGAAACTGAAGTTGCTGGAACAGCGCATCGGCAGAAGGCTCATCGACCGCTCGCCCCGCCACCTGCGGCTCACGGAGGACGGTCAGGTCTTCCTGCCGAAGGCGCGCGAGCTACTTGCCAAACACGAGGAAGCGCTTGTTTTCAGCGATGAAACCCCGCTGCATTTCAGCCTTGCCGCCAGTGACCACGCGATTGGCAGCCGTCTTTCGACAGCCATACGGGCGATGCGCGCGGCGCTGCCCGCCAATGCGGTGATTGAGGTGGAAATCGGCTTTTCGCGGCGCGCGAAGGATCGTTTTGCGTCCGGGCAGGCCGACGCCGCCATCATCCGGCGCAATGGCGGTGGCCCCGAGGGAGAAATCCTTCGCACCGACAGGATGGGATGGCGGGCCGCGCCGGACTGGCGGCGGCGCGCAAACAGTGCCGTCCCGCTGGTCTCACTGGGGTCTGAATGCGCAGTCCGGGAAATCGCGGTATCGGAGCTTGGAAGGGCAGGCGTTGAATGGCGTGACGCCTTCACGGCCGGAAGCTGTTCGGTGCTGCATGAAGCACTTCTTGCAGGGGCGGGCGTCGCGCCGCTTGGCGACATCAGCGCCCGTGGGCTGCCCGACAGGGGTGCCGAGCTGGGGTTACCAACACTCCCACCCTCCGACATCGTCCTGCTGTCGCGAGCGCGAACACCAGCCCACGCGTCGGCAATCCGGGCGCTGGCCGCTGCCGTATCGGGCACCGGCGACTAG
- a CDS encoding NAD-dependent succinate-semialdehyde dehydrogenase, with protein sequence MKDIASAALKSLHRTDLVEHRAYLDGAWVARDEKLSVIDPATGDHFASVTSCSLDDVDVAIDAAGKAFLDWRERLPVERGDILRAWSRLMRENADDLATIITAEQGKPLSESLGEISYAANFLDWFASEGERSYGETIPSHLKGGSLSVQMQPIGVTVAITPWNFPSAMITRKAGAALAAGCTMIVKPAPETPLSALALAKLAEEAGMPSGVLQVLPGEAAPLARRLLDHTDVRAFSFTGSTQVGRILLEQSAATVKKASLELGGHAPFIVFEDTNLSQAVKGCLGAKFATSGQDCLAANRIYVQRAVYERFIDQFAKATSELVVGHGLEPDVDIGPMTRASVAEKCRQQTAQALSAGARLVCGGQDSPLGGNFVTPTVLADVTDDMLIAREETFGPVAAILPFDDEQEVIRRANATEMGLAAYLYTNDLGRAMRLTNQLEYGMVAVNTPKFTGAPIPFGGWKQSGLGREGSRHGLLEYLEPKYVCFGNLAA encoded by the coding sequence ATGAAAGATATCGCCAGCGCGGCGCTGAAAAGTCTGCATCGGACCGATCTGGTCGAGCATCGTGCCTATCTTGATGGGGCATGGGTGGCGCGTGACGAGAAACTGAGCGTTATCGATCCGGCCACCGGCGACCACTTCGCCAGCGTGACATCCTGCTCGCTCGACGATGTCGATGTCGCAATCGATGCCGCTGGCAAAGCCTTTCTCGACTGGCGCGAACGGCTGCCCGTCGAACGTGGCGACATCCTGCGCGCCTGGAGCAGGTTGATGCGTGAAAACGCGGATGATCTCGCCACCATCATAACCGCCGAACAGGGCAAACCGCTTTCTGAATCCCTTGGCGAGATTTCCTATGCCGCCAATTTTCTCGACTGGTTCGCGAGCGAAGGCGAACGATCCTATGGTGAAACCATCCCGAGCCATTTGAAGGGCGGCAGCCTGTCCGTGCAGATGCAGCCAATCGGCGTTACCGTGGCAATCACCCCATGGAACTTCCCTTCCGCCATGATAACCCGCAAGGCCGGTGCCGCCCTTGCCGCCGGTTGCACCATGATCGTCAAACCGGCACCGGAAACGCCGCTCTCGGCTCTGGCCTTGGCAAAGCTTGCAGAAGAGGCGGGAATGCCATCAGGCGTTTTACAGGTGCTGCCCGGCGAAGCCGCCCCGCTGGCGCGCCGCCTTCTTGACCACACCGATGTTCGCGCATTTTCCTTCACCGGTTCGACGCAGGTCGGACGGATCCTCCTCGAACAATCGGCGGCAACCGTCAAAAAAGCATCGCTTGAGCTTGGTGGCCATGCGCCTTTCATCGTGTTCGAGGATACCAACCTGTCCCAGGCGGTCAAAGGCTGCCTCGGCGCCAAATTCGCCACATCAGGACAGGACTGCCTTGCGGCAAACCGCATCTACGTTCAACGCGCAGTTTACGAACGGTTCATCGACCAGTTTGCCAAAGCGACGTCCGAACTTGTGGTCGGCCACGGTCTTGAACCCGATGTCGATATCGGCCCGATGACACGCGCTTCTGTCGCCGAGAAATGCCGTCAGCAGACCGCCCAGGCTCTGTCAGCCGGCGCACGTCTGGTCTGCGGCGGGCAGGATAGTCCTCTGGGCGGCAATTTTGTTACGCCAACGGTTCTTGCCGACGTTACCGACGACATGCTGATCGCCCGCGAGGAAACCTTCGGGCCGGTCGCCGCCATATTGCCGTTCGACGATGAGCAGGAGGTGATCCGCCGCGCCAACGCGACGGAAATGGGGCTCGCAGCCTATCTCTACACCAACGACCTCGGCCGCGCGATGCGTCTCACCAACCAGCTGGAATACGGCATGGTGGCCGTCAACACGCCGAAATTCACCGGCGCGCCCATTCCATTCGGCGGCTGGAAACAATCCGGGCTTGGCCGCGAGGGGTCGCGCCATGGTCTCCTGGAATATCTCGAACCCAAATATGTCTGCTTCGGCAATCTTGCTGCCTGA
- a CDS encoding CsbD family protein, with the protein MDWNRVEGNWKQMKGKVKEQWGKLTDDDLDVINGKREQLEGKLQERYGYEKDRTKKDVDDWYGRQSW; encoded by the coding sequence ATGGATTGGAATCGTGTCGAAGGTAACTGGAAGCAGATGAAGGGCAAGGTCAAGGAGCAGTGGGGCAAACTCACCGACGACGACCTTGACGTCATCAACGGCAAGCGCGAGCAGCTCGAGGGCAAGCTCCAGGAGCGTTACGGTTACGAGAAGGATCGTACAAAGAAGGACGTTGACGACTGGTATGGTCGTCAGAGCTGGTAA